The genome window TGTTTGATAGATAAAAGCAGCTACTTCAGCTCGCGTTGCTGACTTGTTGGGTTTGAGAGATTTAGGATTGGGATAGCTGACAACCAACTGTTTTTCAGTAGCAGCAGCAACGCTTTTGACAGCATAACTTTGAATCTCACCCGCATCATTATAGTAGCTGAGAACATCTTGAAAATTGCAGGTAGGCTCATAGCCCATTCCATTATTTAAAGCGACTACAACTTGAACGCGAGGAATCTGCTGTGTGGGTCTGAAAACATTGCCGGGATAGCCAGACATCCATCCCATTTCGTAAGCTTCGGCGATCGCCCCGCTTGCCCAAAAATTAGACGGAACATCGACAAACCTTACAGCAGCGCGGGTTTTTGCCTTTTTCACAGAACGCACCATTGCCGCAAATTCAGCCCGCGTTACCGGTGCATCCGGGCGGAAGCTGCCATCGGGAAATCCTTTGATAATGCCTCTTTCTGACAAATCTTGAATAAAGTCTTTTGCCCAGTAGTTATTATTAACATCCGAAAAAGCTGTCTGAGCAAAAGCAGGCGCGGGAGCTAGCATCGGCGCTGCGGTTCCGGCAACTGTTCCCAATGTTAATAAAACAGATGTACCGGATTTAATGCGATGTAATACAGACATTTTTTGATTCTCCAATTTACACAAGTTTTTTATTGAGGACAAGCAAGCTTTTGATAGGCTGATTGATTCTGCCCGAACTTGCTTTTTTCCTCACTTATGTAATCATTATTG of Oscillatoria nigro-viridis PCC 7112 contains these proteins:
- a CDS encoding S-layer homology domain-containing protein, translated to MSVLHRIKSGTSVLLTLGTVAGTAAPMLAPAPAFAQTAFSDVNNNYWAKDFIQDLSERGIIKGFPDGSFRPDAPVTRAEFAAMVRSVKKAKTRAAVRFVDVPSNFWASGAIAEAYEMGWMSGYPGNVFRPTQQIPRVQVVVALNNGMGYEPTCNFQDVLSYYNDAGEIQSYAVKSVAAATEKQLVVSYPNPKSLKPNKSATRAEVAAFIYQTLVSTNQARAINSPYIAKIDVSESVAVQIPKGVTIPIEYTKGKILLAPNDKSPITLTVAADIAGNNGQVLIPEGSKISGELRSTASGVQFVAQELSILNGNRVPLNATSQLITKKETVTKGVNVGNLIKNTALGAAAAAAIAGVTGDRAIATEEVLGGAGIGTLIGVFLGRDKVDLYAVNPDTDLDLLLNSDLVVATASTGICSAR